The genomic stretch GTGCACTCCTTTTATGGAATATGGTTTTAAACTTTTCATGGCTACCCCAGTGGTTGGCACTTCTACCTTAGAAGAGTGTTTTAGGAACTTGGTCAATAAATCAAGACCGCTTTACAGCATCTTAGCCATAATAGTaattattaatgtctttctTGCTTTCCAAAAATGTGGTGATCCTCTTGGGCTCTCATTCGATCTCCCCCCTCTGTGGGTCCCTTGTTAGCTACTAACAGACCCCTTGCACAAAGAAAAAGTAAGTCATTGCTTAATCCATAAAACCTTAATTAACTGCCTAATGCCAAGGTAACAGCTAAGGTGTTAAAGCTTATTACTCCTTTTGTAGGTACCCCTTTGAACTGCAGATGGTTCATTCAAGTATCTACAGTTATGGCAGAGCTGACCCCTTCCTTGCAAAGGTAGTGAGatggacctctctctctctctcagacacATTGTAGAGGAactaattataattaatgagaACACAGAGATATCGTTTGAAGAACAAACTTCAACTCAGTTAGAATTATTTTGGAGATATTAATATGATCTTCCTTTATGGCAGCTGGTCCCTTACATCTACTCAACTGGGACTTCACGAAGGTTTAAGGTATTATAAATCCTGGAGAAATAAATTTCCGAGTAAAGGATAAATCTTGAAGAACTTAATCTGTTTCTACACTATAAGTAGGTGAATGAAGAGGAAGATCCTGATCTCTTCCCATGATTGAAGACACTCACACTTCCAGAACTAGTTTTGGGACTAGAAAATCTTTGAATTTTCAGAAACAGTGAAATTTTAGATTTCCATATTTTAAGTCTTGCTTTGAGTTTTCAACTGCGATGGATTTCTGATTTCAGCCAATTTGTAATCTAAGATGCTAGAATCCCTGAGTTTTCAGATTTGAGAGTCAATTCTAGGATTTTGTGGGACTGATTCCAATCCGATCCCAATTCCATGTTTTGAATAAATCATTAGGTGAAACCATCGCTGCGATGAATCCtcattctttctctttccttccaaTGAAATGACTCTCACCTGCAATCGTAGCCTCAACCCTTCTTCATAATTCAAGGACAAGTGTTTCTGTTCACAAGAAGCCCCTACGCCCACACACACGGATGCACACCCACAGGAGGGGCATGGTGATCATTGCAAGGCCTCTCACGGACCCTTATTCTAGTTTTCATCTTTAAAAAAACAAATGCTATTGGTAAGAATTGCATTCCTTGTACAGCTTCTCTTATCCCCTCTTGTTCATCTCTAGTGAAacaaccaccccaccccccccaaaaaaaaaaaaaaaagcaggttgagacttgagacccATTACCACCCACCCCATCATTGAACTGCTCCAACTAAAGGTTGCCTTATGTGGACTTATGACTCTGAATTCTGACCATTTGATGCCAAACCCATGGTTGCAGGAAGAATTCAATTATTAATAATCTTTTCCAACACTATTAAAATATGTAACAGAGactgaaaaaaatcaaatcaaacaacCCCTAGCCAACCCACAATTCACCAAACACAAACCCCTCAATACtttcaaaataaacaaagaaatccATCTTTACACCATCCTTTCAAGATTTGCTAACCAAAAAATGCTCAACTTTCTGCAACAACTATCACAAAATTAACTTGGGAGAATTGTTGCAGATCTATTTTTGGAAATGAAGATCAGATGACGGCAACGACTCCTCCTTCTCTATGATCAACTTACATTATCAAATTATCAAATTCTAAACAAAATATAACCGAAGATAAATTCATTTCGAAGCGCTATAGAATCTACAAATCCATAGAAGGTATGCAGGAGAAACTAAATAACAATCCTGTTTACATAGTGGAGAAGAACACAAACTAAAATAACCACATACACACCATTGGCTTCACTCTTCTAAGCAATAAGGAAAGGCAACACAGTCAACATGAAAGACTCATAGGTAAATGTTGCTGAACCTGAGTACATGGTGTCCTTCTCCTTGAACTTCTCTGTGAGTCCCTGCAAACAAACCCCAACCCACGCAATACAGATATCTCATTAACTACAGAAAAACAAATACCTTAACTAATCTCATACATATATGATCATTGTTTTTGTCGGGTTTTGACCGATTCTAGTTTTCTTGGGAAACAGACTATCAAAATGCTGGctttaaaaactaaaaacttgCAACCAGTGTTTTAAGAATCGGGATCAGATCGTTTATCCATAATGGAATTCTAGGGATAGGGCATATTTTGGCTAATTCTGTTCTTTTAAACCTTACTTATAAACAGCTAAAGATTATTGAGAATATGGCAATTACCTTAACTGTGAGGCAACACCTGCATTCATGAATCAAGGGAAGGGGAaccaaaaagaaacaaattagtAAGTACTACATCAACCTATAGATTAAGTATGAACAATGAATGATTAATAAACACAGATAGAATAGACATACTCGATGAAATTATCGTATTCGATTGCCTTATTTTTACCCCCACTTTTGTCGAATTTAGAGACGAGTAAACCCAAGATGACCGGAGAAACGGAGAATCCCAGACTGAGAAGTGCTTCCCGAAGCTCCGATTCATCGATCTTTCCACTGTGATCTCGATCAAACCTCTCAAAGATTGACtgaattttcaaaatccatactattaatttcattttaaagaACATTAATAATGCTCATAAACTAGAGGCTAAATGTAAGCAAAATTAGCTATGGAAAGTGAGGACTTACCCTCCAGTTCTGAAGACTGTAAAACACTGCTGTGAACTCCTTGGGTCCTGCTTGGTggcaattcaaaaaaaaaaaacaaggttaCATTCAAAAAAGTGGGTCCCACCTGCACAACCATTCCAGCAGTTTCCACAACCACAGCAAAACTTATAATAACTGGACCCCACTATGTTAAACACTGCATATGGCTGGTGTTTCTTACAACGTGAAAACTGTTTCCATCCCCAAAAAAAACGCGGAGAATATAATCAACGGCCAGTATGCCATGGCTACGTCATACATACAGTGGGTCCCAATAAAAACCGCATGGTTCTCACGTTTACAGCTaaaggggcattttggtcattcaCCATGGTCGCCGGAATTGCTCAAGAAACTGAAACGGGTTTAGGTGAACTGCAAACTCCGGTTTCTCGGGcatggaaagaaaggaataaagaagaggcgaACGAGTTGACTCACCGATCTTACGGTTATTGGAACCGGTGAAGAGGTACATGAGAAGGTGAACAGTTCTAAGGCTGAAGCTCTGGTTGTAAGACGATAAGGCTCTCTGCAACTCCTTATCATCTATGAATCCACTACCGTCCTGATCGGCCGCTTGAAAACAAGCCACCACGTTTGGATCGGTCCCCGGTGGGAACGAAGAAGGCACCAGAGAAGCGAATGGGCTTCCGTACCCGGCAGGAGGAGGGTATCCAGACTGCTGCGGTGGTGGTGGACCGTAACCAGGTTGCTGCGGTGGTGGTGGACCGTATCCAGGTtgctgtggtggtggtggaccGTATCCAGGTTGCTGTGGTGGTGGACCGCCGCTCCCATGTGGCTTATCCTTGGGAGGCTTCTCGTATGGTGCCGACGGAGCACTACCGTAGGGAGCGTACGGCTGTGCCGTCGGTGGCCCACCGTATGGAGACGATCCGTAGGACTGTGGCGGTGGTGATCCGTAGGATTGCGGCGGTGGTGCTCCGTAACCGTAACCTGGTGTTCCATGTGGGTACCCTGACATTTTTCTCCCGATTCCAAAAACACAGccttcaggagagagagagagagagagagagagagagagagagtggtttGGTTAAAAATTAAGAAGACTCGAATCAGCTTTGATAAACCCCGAACTTGAGCTTGAGCCTGATCGAGCGGAAGCGAAACTAACTTATTGGAttcagaaagggaaagagagattgAGCTTTCTTCAGGCGCACGAGTATAAAGGGAACACCATAGAGTTGTAGACCCTATACGAATAGCAGTTCGATTGGAATCTTCAAGTGCTTGGAAGAGTTGTTGAGATCATTAGATCGATTCACGGTCGGTTTACGCGGTGAAGGAAACCATGGGTGAATAAAAAACGGCAAACCCCAAATTTAAGAAACTTCACGAGGAAAGCAGAATTGCTTGACAAGTGTCGCAAAAGTGGGCTATTGCACAGATGTTTTTATATGTTGGGCTCATACCCACTATAACCCCCCATTGCCATTGGCGACTTCTAGTCTTCCACCTTCGAGgcttaagggggtgtttggttcggtaaatcaaatggtatatatatcggatatgaatgttaatcttttgatagatattcttctgaattatatttctttctgaaaaatcgtttggttgccttgagataggggtgtcaatcagtcggtcCGGCTCAGTTTCgatccgggttgagtcggtttaggtgtgggaaagctgaaaccgaaaccgaacaaataaggaaattccggtttcggttaGCTTTTGGTTTCGTTgcgatttggtttcgatttgtcttcggtttcttaaattgatttgtaaccgggttggttttggttttcggtccagtttggattcgactttccatacaaatgtatacaaaactatgccaattttgattttttaatgaattttggagtgtttcgatttcttaccggtttggtttcagtttcggtctgggttttgagccgatttcggtttggtttctggTTCATCCAGTTTTcagtgcggttcgatttggttttggggttgcaatactccaacccgaaccgaaccaataaggcttcggttcagTTTGATccatgttgttatcggtttggtccgacTGATTTTactggttcggtttaggaattgacacccctaccttgaggctaatacatgtttctcgcgagttgagatattggctaccgtagagaacttctttccgctttctgtttttatattaggtggtaaaaaggttactcaaatctgagtttaagtgttgaggtaaattCAGATTTAGAatacatcctttgtaatatggtcattcatgggaaatagggtgctcacttatgagggtcaatctagtggaaccaaacagctccaaaaattaagaattatcattctaaagaatgtcatcccaaagatttacctaACCAAACCCCTAAGCCTTTTTACGTGTGCGACTCTCTGCTCGGCCCAACCCTGCCAGGGCTTGGAAAAACTCAACCCTAACATCCCCTAAGGGTGGGCCAGGCCGAGTTGGGTTGAGTCGGGTTCTTACAtctattctttttctattttttttaacatacaCATAATACCGAGACATCATTCCaatggattttttaaaatcaaatgtgGGTGATTAGTTTATACTTTATAATATGTTATGTATTGGGTTTTTTAAAGTGAAAATGTGAGTGTTGTGTGCATGGAACATTATAATATAGTATATTATAatacaatgtatatatatatatatcacatatCATATCATCAGGGCCTTAGGGATAAAAGTCAGGGTCGGGTTGGGATAGGCCTAGAACTCAACGTAGGCCCGACTCGACTCGACCAAgacccagggttggggtttttcaaccctaacccaccctcaaggtcaaaaaacttggcctaAGCCCTGTTCGGACTCAGGGCGGATTAGGACGGATTTGGATTGTCAggaccaaactttcaccccttaTACTGAAGATATACCCAATCTTTTTACTATAtgttatttaccaaaatatatttATGAATCTTTAGTTTTAAAAAACCAAGGGAAGGCTTCATATTAGATAAGTCATACACTTGAGAAGTGAAGAGAAATATTTACAATTCCACTGATATCAttccaaaaatgattttcttataaaatataGGAAGAGAGATCATTGCCAAGCTGGCAAGGCCCCTAAACAGAGGACATGTGGGGGCATCGAACAAGGGGTGGTAATTTTCGTTTTCCGGGGGGCACCATTTAGCCCTTCCTGTGTCTGGGCATAACAGCcctctttttccctaaaatataTTCACTCCCCAAGGACATATTTGCaattcccttgcaaccaaatagagCCCTAATTGACCTAACAATTCAAGCTCTGGGTTTTGCTTGGATGGAAGTTTTTCCATTTAAACTTTGAGCAAACCAGTTCTGATCCAAACAACCCCAAGGAAGTAGCCAAGTTggcaagagacctttgtctcaAGAAACGTGTGGTTTAGAATTCAACTCCACTTACCTttttggggccactcacatgggatgtttagtgctcttcattgctttcaatgaaagttaaatgatactcattcaaccccggtataacCTTGTCTATGTGACTGTTTGGTCAGTATGAACCTGCATGACTAGTGAGGCCAAAGGCTTGAATATTCATCgttagcaaagaaaaaaaaaataaagtttggATCCAAAGAGTAGGTTCCATTGCCATAAAAACTCGTTCAAGATTTAGGATCTTACTCCACATTTCATGCATTACCAATCCCTCCTCTCCACTCTAGCATGCTTTTTGTATCAAGTACCTCATTTTTTCATCTTCATGAATAGATGATTTGGCATGCTAACTACGTGTGGAAATATGAGATTTGTTTCAAGTTTTGTAAAAATCTAGGTATTGACCTGGGCAACTTCATATACCTAGTGTCAAGTTCTCTTGCATCAT from Macadamia integrifolia cultivar HAES 741 chromosome 14, SCU_Mint_v3, whole genome shotgun sequence encodes the following:
- the LOC122060489 gene encoding calcium-binding protein CBP-like, producing the protein MSGYPHGTPGYGYGAPPPQSYGSPPPQSYGSSPYGGPPTAQPYAPYGSAPSAPYEKPPKDKPHGSGGPPPQQPGYGPPPPQQPGYGPPPPQQPGYGPPPPQQSGYPPPAGYGSPFASLVPSSFPPGTDPNVVACFQAADQDGSGFIDDKELQRALSSYNQSFSLRTVHLLMYLFTGSNNRKIGPKEFTAVFYSLQNWRSIFERFDRDHSGKIDESELREALLSLGFSVSPVILGLLVSKFDKSGGKNKAIEYDNFIECCLTVKGLTEKFKEKDTMYSGSATFTYESFMLTVLPFLIA